A genomic region of Salvelinus alpinus chromosome 12, SLU_Salpinus.1, whole genome shotgun sequence contains the following coding sequences:
- the LOC139535397 gene encoding adenosine receptor A1-like codes for MALRIPQSNMRTSPLCLSEILAAPDNRTDQANGTMPIEAVYIVMEVIIAVTSVIGNVMVIWAVRINRSLRDTTFCFIVSLALADIAVGALVIPLAVTINIGFKMHFYSCLLVTCIMLVLTQSSIFALLAIAIDRYLRVKIPMSYKHVVTRRRAGTAVVVCWMVAIVVGLTPMLGWNNRQRLHDNVSQVTHDFLVMCKFEKVISMDYMVYFNFFGWVLPPLVLMLLIYAEIFYKIHHQLNKKVTESHTDRSHYYSKELKLAKSLALVLFLFAISWLPLNILNCITLFSPNGDKPALLIYIAILLTHGNSAVNPIVYAFQIKKFQNAFRKIWKQYVLCRDPVGKLPQRGSQRCQSRLERMLRANDDDN; via the exons ATGGCTCTCCGAATTCCACAAAGTAATATGAGGACTTCTCCACTCTGTCTTTCTGAGATACTAGCAGCACCAGACAACAGGACCGACCAGGCTAACGGCACGATGCCCATCGAAGCCGTCTACATCGTGATGGAGGTGATCATCGCAGTGACTTCGGTGATCGGAAACGTGATGGTTATCTGGGCGGTGCGGATCAACCGTTCGCTGCGAGACACCACCTTCTGTTTCATTGTGTCTCTGGCTCTGGCGGACATTGCGGTGGGGGCTCTGGTCATCCCGCTGGCCGTCACCATCAACATCGGTTTCAAGATGCACTTCTACAGCTGCCTGCTGGTCACGTGCATCATGCTGGTGCTCACACAGAGTTCCATCTTCGCGTTGCTGGCCATCGCTATCGACCGTTACCTGAGGGTGAAAATACCCATGAG CTACAAACATGTGGTGACACGGCGGCGTGCAGGCACGGCGGTGGTGGTGTGTTGGATGGTTGCCATAGTGGTTGGCCTGACGCCcatgctgggctggaacaaccGGCAGCGTCTCCATGACAATGTCTCCCAGGTGACCCATGACTTCTTAGTGATGTGTAAGTTTGAGAAAGTCATCAGCATGGACTACATGGTCTACTTCAACTTCTTCGGCTGGGTGCTGCCGCCCCTCGTCCTCATGCTGCTCATCTATGCTGAGATATTCTACAAGATACACCACCAGCTCAACAAGAAG GTGACGGAGAGCCACACAGACCGCAGCCATTACTACAGTAAGGAGCTGAAACTAGCCAAGTCATTGGCTCTGGTCCTCTTCCTGTTTGCCATCAGCTGGCTTCCTCTAAACATCCTCAACTGCATCACGCTGTTTAGCCCGAACGGTGACAAGCCCGCGCTTCTCATCTACATCGCCATCCTGCTCACACACGGCAACTCCGCTGTGAACCCCATTGTCTACGCATTCCAGATCAAGAAGTTCCAGAATGCGTTCCGGAAGATCTGGAAGCAGTATGTGCTGTGTAGGGACCCGGTAGGCAAGCTGCCCCAGAGAGGGAGTCAGAGGTGCCAGAGCAGATTGGAGAGGATGTTGAGGGCGAACGATGATGACAATTAA